A genomic region of Microbacterium schleiferi contains the following coding sequences:
- a CDS encoding helix-turn-helix domain-containing protein, with amino-acid sequence MNQTSTSLALTMKAAAELVGVDYRTIKLGIDSGTIPTVQLGPRRMIPRAALLRIFGVEP; translated from the coding sequence ATGAACCAGACATCGACGTCGCTCGCGTTGACGATGAAGGCTGCTGCAGAACTCGTCGGCGTGGACTACCGCACGATCAAGCTCGGCATCGACAGCGGGACGATCCCGACTGTCCAGCTGGGCCCCCGGCGAATGATCCCGAGGGCTGCATTGCTGAGGATCTTCGGCGTCGAGCCCTGA
- the rhuM gene encoding virulence protein RhuM/Fic/DOC family protein yields the protein MTSAIEIFESMDGVVSLELRTEGEAVWASQADIEQLFGIDQSGVSRHIRNILRSDEVDSESNMQKVHIAGVARPVTFYSLDVVLAVGYRANSARAVEFRRWSTDVLKRYMLKGVATNERRLLELDSLVKVLSRSTDQLVAGVAEVVARYLPSLRALRDYDEGEIPVVDGDVPTWTLTYDEARAVIDEVGAEFPVDALFGGERGDALRGVVATIYQGFGGVDLYPTVQEKAANLLYLVVKDHPLTDGNKRSAAALFVHFLARNQVLDDARGVARISNNALAAITLMVAMSDPKEKELMIALLVSMLAGEG from the coding sequence ATGACGTCGGCGATCGAGATCTTCGAGTCCATGGATGGTGTGGTGTCCCTCGAGCTGCGCACGGAGGGTGAGGCCGTGTGGGCGTCGCAGGCTGACATCGAGCAGCTGTTCGGGATCGATCAGTCGGGCGTCTCGCGCCACATCCGCAACATCCTGCGGTCGGATGAGGTGGACTCCGAGAGCAATATGCAAAAAGTGCATATTGCTGGGGTCGCCAGGCCGGTGACGTTCTACAGCCTCGACGTCGTCCTCGCAGTCGGGTATCGCGCAAACTCCGCCCGCGCTGTGGAGTTCCGCCGCTGGTCGACCGATGTGCTCAAGAGATACATGCTGAAGGGAGTCGCGACCAACGAGCGCCGGCTCCTGGAGCTCGACTCGCTTGTGAAGGTTCTGTCGCGGTCGACTGATCAGCTCGTTGCCGGGGTAGCCGAAGTCGTCGCCAGATATCTGCCGAGCCTGCGCGCGCTCCGCGACTACGACGAGGGCGAGATCCCGGTTGTTGACGGCGATGTGCCGACCTGGACGCTGACTTATGACGAGGCGCGGGCGGTGATTGACGAAGTCGGGGCGGAGTTTCCGGTCGACGCGCTGTTCGGCGGCGAACGGGGCGACGCGCTGCGCGGTGTGGTGGCGACGATCTATCAGGGATTCGGGGGAGTGGATCTGTACCCGACGGTGCAGGAGAAGGCGGCGAATCTGCTCTACCTCGTCGTGAAGGACCACCCGCTCACCGACGGGAACAAGCGCAGCGCGGCGGCGCTGTTCGTGCACTTCCTCGCCCGTAACCAGGTGCTCGATGACGCGCGCGGCGTGGCGCGGATCTCCAACAACGCGCTGGCAGCGATCACGCTCATGGTCGCGATGAGCGACCCGAAAGAGAAGGAACTGATGATCGCTCTTCTCGTGAGCATGCTCGCCGGCGAAGGCTGA
- a CDS encoding AAA family ATPase: MRGGLERWKRGANSRGVRHAIAYAMEGTCDAHLPHLYGVEALENYSDVSGATVSRFIVENGAISSDELTAGGLRVWLTGHDPITGEERGRQRLSPDADLVLDGTINHPKSYSIAALLHPGLAREFEALQDRLRDQVLLTWQRQLNARRGHNGLIREDITRLEVVELQHRRSRALDPHIHRHLWLNVKVLGADGRWSNVDSRVAMKLHTVVNAEGELAARTDPEWIAALARHGYTIGIDGEIAELAATVRPLSRRSAQIEANRARLIAEWTSAHGGSAPSMDALTQIDRRAWAVSRPNKPQGLDEGSWEAVVRDEIAEIDQTLRQERATVELDHVDPAVLDRDLLAAMAIVDADGRSVGSSGRFSAFDVRAGAIRALSRSGIVAARADLDQVIDDVTARALRESVDLGGGADAPAHVKVFMATETMRSKIFLSHRLDRIATPGRSLLPTELRKQAGGECGQLDSAQFVAAAAIAGSDGLVAVTGPAGAGKTTMLRVVFRALSAQRRRMLIVAPTRKAASVAAREVGAAATSIHALLADHGFRWGTDAAGATTWHRLSIGDVDAATGAIYDGPTSFVLRARDRIVVDEAGMVDLQVANALAELAHERGVGVAMVGDPYQALPVGHVGAMAAAVRHACAAVELDAVHRFADAEYAALTLELRHPDDAEHAARIASRLDERGHLTRVDHAEDAHRHMIDAYFAWQARGKRVALVTGANSDAGALNDEIQQRRVDRGELDPTVLAWGMGEQRILVGDTVQTRRNDRRVGVENRATWVVSKIAEDSLLLRSVNDSGDVRKVTRVYALEHVQLAYASTVHGIQGETVDASIVGPDVDAAGLYVGLTRGREHNEVVTVAPTGRAARANVATCMLRGTTELTMQDAVRAAQAEMQRAAQVRDRHEAFTRGPHVAPSAGRGMSI, translated from the coding sequence ATGAGAGGTGGCCTGGAGCGTTGGAAACGGGGTGCTAATTCGCGCGGGGTCCGCCACGCGATCGCGTACGCGATGGAGGGCACCTGCGATGCTCACCTCCCGCACCTTTACGGTGTCGAAGCGCTCGAGAACTACAGCGATGTCTCAGGTGCGACCGTATCGAGATTCATCGTGGAGAACGGTGCCATCTCGAGCGACGAGTTGACCGCCGGTGGACTCCGCGTATGGCTGACCGGCCACGATCCGATCACGGGGGAGGAACGAGGCCGTCAGCGGTTGAGTCCCGACGCTGACTTGGTGCTCGACGGGACGATCAATCACCCGAAGTCCTACAGCATCGCCGCGCTTCTGCATCCTGGGCTCGCACGAGAGTTCGAAGCGCTGCAGGACCGGCTGAGAGACCAAGTGCTCCTCACCTGGCAGCGGCAACTCAATGCCCGACGTGGACACAACGGGCTCATCCGCGAAGACATCACCCGGCTCGAGGTTGTCGAGTTGCAGCACCGCCGTTCGCGCGCGCTTGACCCGCACATCCATCGTCATCTGTGGCTCAACGTGAAGGTGCTCGGCGCCGACGGCAGGTGGTCGAACGTCGACTCCCGAGTCGCGATGAAGCTGCACACCGTTGTGAATGCCGAAGGTGAGCTTGCTGCGCGCACCGATCCTGAGTGGATCGCAGCGCTGGCCCGCCACGGCTACACGATCGGGATCGACGGCGAGATCGCTGAGCTGGCCGCTACCGTGCGCCCGCTGTCTCGTCGGTCCGCGCAGATCGAAGCCAACCGTGCACGCCTGATCGCTGAATGGACGTCTGCTCACGGCGGGTCCGCGCCCAGCATGGACGCGCTGACGCAGATCGATCGGCGCGCGTGGGCGGTGTCGAGGCCGAACAAGCCCCAGGGCCTCGATGAAGGCTCGTGGGAAGCAGTCGTGCGCGACGAGATCGCCGAGATCGATCAGACCCTGCGCCAGGAGCGCGCCACGGTCGAACTCGATCACGTCGATCCTGCGGTGCTCGATCGTGACCTGCTCGCGGCGATGGCGATCGTCGACGCGGACGGGCGCTCTGTGGGCTCCAGTGGGCGATTCAGTGCTTTCGACGTGCGCGCCGGCGCCATCCGCGCGCTCTCACGCAGTGGAATCGTCGCCGCGCGTGCCGACCTCGATCAGGTGATCGACGACGTCACCGCACGAGCGCTGCGCGAGTCGGTCGACCTCGGAGGCGGGGCCGACGCCCCCGCGCACGTCAAGGTCTTCATGGCGACCGAAACGATGAGGTCGAAGATCTTCCTCTCGCACCGGCTCGACCGAATCGCAACGCCCGGACGCTCCCTCCTCCCCACCGAACTGCGAAAGCAGGCCGGTGGGGAGTGCGGCCAACTGGACTCGGCGCAATTCGTCGCCGCAGCCGCGATCGCCGGAAGCGACGGCCTGGTCGCCGTCACCGGGCCGGCCGGTGCAGGCAAGACGACCATGCTGCGGGTCGTCTTTCGCGCGCTGAGCGCGCAACGCCGACGCATGCTCATCGTCGCGCCCACGCGCAAGGCGGCTTCGGTTGCAGCGCGCGAGGTCGGCGCGGCCGCAACCAGCATCCACGCGCTCCTCGCGGATCACGGATTCCGGTGGGGCACGGATGCCGCGGGTGCCACGACCTGGCATCGACTGTCGATCGGCGACGTGGATGCTGCTACCGGAGCGATCTACGACGGCCCGACGAGCTTCGTCCTGCGCGCGCGGGACCGCATTGTCGTCGACGAGGCCGGCATGGTCGACCTGCAGGTCGCGAACGCGCTCGCAGAACTCGCCCACGAGCGCGGTGTCGGCGTCGCCATGGTCGGCGACCCTTATCAAGCTCTCCCCGTCGGACACGTGGGTGCCATGGCTGCCGCCGTCCGGCACGCTTGCGCCGCGGTCGAGCTGGACGCGGTGCACCGATTTGCGGATGCCGAGTACGCGGCCCTCACGCTCGAGCTGCGGCATCCCGACGATGCCGAGCACGCGGCGCGTATCGCGAGCCGACTGGACGAACGCGGGCACCTGACACGAGTCGACCATGCGGAGGATGCCCATCGGCACATGATCGACGCCTACTTCGCATGGCAGGCGCGCGGCAAGCGTGTCGCGCTCGTCACCGGCGCCAATAGCGACGCCGGCGCACTCAACGACGAGATCCAGCAGCGGCGGGTCGATCGCGGGGAACTGGACCCGACCGTTCTCGCGTGGGGCATGGGGGAGCAGCGCATCCTCGTCGGCGACACCGTTCAGACGCGCCGCAACGATCGTCGTGTGGGGGTGGAGAATCGCGCCACCTGGGTCGTCAGCAAGATCGCCGAAGACTCGCTGCTGCTGCGATCCGTCAACGACAGCGGCGACGTGCGGAAGGTCACACGCGTCTACGCGCTCGAGCACGTGCAACTCGCGTACGCGTCGACCGTGCACGGCATCCAGGGCGAGACGGTGGATGCCTCGATCGTCGGCCCTGACGTGGACGCCGCCGGCCTCTACGTCGGCCTCACCCGTGGACGCGAGCACAACGAGGTGGTCACTGTCGCACCCACCGGCCGCGCCGCGCGCGCGAACGTCGCGACTTGCATGCTGCGCGGCACCACGGAGCTGACGATGCAGGACGCCGTGCGCGCAGCCCAGGCAGAGATGCAGCGGGCTGCGCAGGTTCGAGATCGACACGAGGCCTTCACCCGCGGGCCTCACGTTGCGCCGAGCGCGGGGCGTGGGATGTCGATCTGA
- a CDS encoding cation transporter, translated as MSAAITADRRVTLHRRVRLIVAFTITYNILEGIIAVAAGAAASSAALIGFGLDSFIEVLSAVAVAWQFTRKNPERWEKPTVRAIGIAFFALAVYVTVDAIIALAGVEPVEHSPLGIGIAVASLVVMPALAWFQFRTGRELGSKSVQADAKQLLLCIYLSGTVLIGLLLNSLFGWTWADSIAALIIAALAMREGIEAWRGDIESPFELLQNDDGDQEFEAEEVS; from the coding sequence ATGAGCGCGGCGATCACGGCTGATCGCCGCGTGACGCTGCACCGGCGGGTGCGACTGATCGTCGCGTTCACGATCACCTACAACATCCTCGAGGGCATTATCGCGGTCGCTGCGGGTGCGGCCGCGTCGTCGGCTGCGCTGATCGGGTTCGGTCTGGACTCATTCATCGAGGTCCTCTCGGCCGTGGCGGTGGCATGGCAGTTCACCCGGAAGAATCCCGAACGGTGGGAGAAGCCGACCGTCCGGGCGATCGGCATCGCGTTCTTCGCGCTTGCCGTGTACGTCACCGTCGACGCGATCATCGCCCTCGCCGGCGTCGAACCGGTTGAGCACAGCCCGCTTGGCATCGGTATCGCGGTCGCGAGCCTTGTCGTCATGCCCGCACTCGCGTGGTTCCAATTCCGGACCGGCCGCGAACTCGGGTCCAAGAGCGTCCAGGCAGACGCCAAGCAACTGCTGCTGTGCATCTACCTGTCCGGCACCGTGCTGATCGGCCTGCTGCTGAACTCGCTCTTCGGCTGGACGTGGGCCGACTCGATCGCCGCACTGATCATCGCTGCGCTCGCGATGCGCGAGGGAATCGAGGCCTGGCGCGGCGACATCGAATCACCGTTCGAATTGCTCCAGAACGACGACGGCGATCAAGAATTCGAAGCAGAGGAGGTGTCGTGA
- the cmtR gene encoding Cd(II)/Pb(II)-sensing metalloregulatory transcriptional regulator CmtR, with amino-acid sequence MLTIATRVDVMNRLGRAMADPTRSRILMTLLNGPSYTAVLARELELTRSNVSNHLACLRDCGIVVAEPEGRQTRYEIADPHLSHALTSLLEVTLAVDESAPCIDPACTVPGCCVQDVQ; translated from the coding sequence GTGCTGACTATTGCCACGCGAGTGGATGTGATGAACCGGCTCGGCAGGGCCATGGCGGACCCGACGCGTTCACGGATCCTGATGACTCTGCTGAATGGGCCAAGCTACACGGCTGTGCTTGCGCGGGAGCTTGAGCTGACCCGGTCAAATGTGTCCAACCACCTGGCGTGTTTGCGTGACTGTGGCATCGTGGTCGCCGAGCCTGAGGGCCGGCAGACCCGGTACGAGATCGCCGATCCGCATCTTTCCCACGCGCTGACCTCGTTGCTCGAAGTGACGCTCGCGGTGGACGAGAGCGCACCGTGTATCGACCCGGCCTGTACCGTTCCTGGCTGCTGTGTGCAGGATGTCCAATGA
- a CDS encoding transposase yields MNRKYSPEMRERALRVFAEARPEHPNMMSAVRHVAGLLGMSPETLRLWRRRYEVDAGTKPGVSTDAAQRIKQLEKEVSELRKANEILKAASVFFAKELDRP; encoded by the coding sequence ATGAACAGGAAGTACTCGCCGGAGATGCGTGAGCGTGCGTTGCGGGTGTTCGCGGAGGCGCGGCCGGAGCACCCGAACATGATGAGCGCGGTCCGTCATGTCGCCGGTCTGCTCGGGATGAGCCCGGAGACGCTGCGCCTCTGGCGGCGCCGCTACGAGGTCGACGCCGGCACCAAGCCAGGCGTCTCGACCGACGCCGCTCAACGGATCAAGCAGCTGGAGAAGGAAGTCTCGGAGTTGCGGAAGGCGAACGAGATCCTCAAGGCTGCGAGCGTGTTTTTCGCGAAGGAGCTCGACCGCCCCTGA
- a CDS encoding SHOCT domain-containing protein translates to MSSIPTQGMREVIAGLGDLSRRSGVLMMWDDGDGGYDMGFGMGMGWGWGWLWVILILIGIGLLVFVAIRLSTRTNAAPPAAAPPAVGTPAPVAEVSSARRILEERYARGEIDTDEFNERMRTLNGA, encoded by the coding sequence GTGTCCTCGATACCCACCCAGGGTATGCGCGAGGTCATCGCAGGTCTTGGTGACCTGTCCAGAAGGAGTGGTGTTCTGATGATGTGGGATGACGGCGACGGCGGCTACGACATGGGCTTCGGGATGGGCATGGGCTGGGGCTGGGGTTGGCTGTGGGTCATCCTCATCCTGATCGGGATCGGGCTGCTGGTGTTCGTGGCGATCCGGCTGAGCACGCGCACGAACGCGGCCCCGCCCGCCGCCGCACCTCCCGCGGTCGGCACGCCGGCCCCAGTGGCTGAGGTGTCGTCGGCGCGGCGGATCCTCGAGGAGCGGTACGCGCGCGGTGAGATCGACACGGATGAGTTCAACGAACGTATGCGTACTCTCAACGGCGCATGA
- a CDS encoding multicopper oxidase family protein — protein sequence MSGGITRRQALTIGALGVGALGIGATGLVWTTVGSQTSGSGTATATSGAAGWVEPSVLESVDGVLDVTLQAAEREVEVGGASVRMLTYNGTVPGPTLHLRPGDLLRVRLQNDLTDPTNLHTHGLLVSASDNSDNPFLRIGAGESFDYEIQLPDDHPAGVFWYHPHHHELVADQVFAGLYGAIVVDEEDWTVTPPRVVVVSDVTVSGGAVASVSGVERMLGRTGEVLLVNGQPSPTLPAPAESEQRLLIVNACTSRYLDLRLGDLDARVRGIDSHRRTPQSADRLVLAPGNRADVVITTPTAATDLIAAAYDRGQAGMGMMGGGSTTSSEAVVLTVVPDAGATPPWSPTRSSVPAATFARPRSTARGRSR from the coding sequence ATGAGCGGGGGGATCACACGCCGGCAGGCTCTGACGATCGGCGCTCTCGGTGTGGGCGCGCTCGGCATCGGCGCGACCGGGTTGGTGTGGACGACGGTCGGATCGCAGACCTCCGGGAGCGGAACGGCGACCGCGACGTCGGGGGCGGCCGGGTGGGTCGAGCCGTCGGTGCTGGAGTCGGTCGACGGTGTGCTCGATGTCACGTTGCAGGCGGCCGAGCGGGAGGTGGAGGTCGGTGGCGCGTCGGTGCGGATGCTGACCTACAACGGCACCGTTCCCGGACCCACGCTTCACCTCCGTCCCGGTGATCTCCTGCGGGTGCGGCTGCAGAACGACCTCACCGACCCGACGAATCTGCACACGCACGGTCTGCTGGTGTCGGCATCCGACAACAGCGACAACCCGTTCCTGCGCATCGGTGCCGGGGAGAGCTTCGACTACGAGATCCAGCTCCCGGACGATCACCCGGCCGGAGTGTTCTGGTACCACCCGCATCATCACGAGCTGGTCGCCGATCAGGTGTTCGCAGGCCTGTACGGGGCGATCGTCGTGGACGAGGAGGACTGGACGGTCACGCCCCCGCGGGTCGTGGTCGTCTCGGACGTGACCGTCTCAGGCGGCGCTGTCGCATCGGTGTCGGGAGTCGAGCGGATGCTGGGACGCACCGGCGAGGTGCTGCTGGTCAACGGCCAGCCCTCCCCGACGCTTCCCGCGCCCGCGGAATCGGAGCAGCGACTCCTGATCGTCAACGCGTGCACGAGCCGCTACCTCGACCTGCGACTGGGCGATCTGGACGCCCGGGTGCGCGGTATCGACTCACACCGCCGCACCCCGCAGTCCGCGGATCGGCTGGTCCTCGCCCCGGGGAACCGCGCCGATGTCGTGATCACCACTCCCACAGCGGCGACGGACCTGATCGCCGCCGCCTACGACCGAGGGCAGGCGGGGATGGGGATGATGGGCGGTGGTTCCACGACGTCTTCCGAGGCTGTCGTGCTCACCGTGGTCCCGGATGCCGGAGCGACGCCCCCGTGGTCGCCGACCCGGTCGTCAGTGCCCGCCGCGACCTTCGCGAGACCGCGGTCGACGGCACGCGGACGCTCACGATGA
- a CDS encoding multicopper oxidase domain-containing protein, which translates to MSMGMGGGAGMRFLIDGRAFDAGRTDQSVTIGTVEDWTIVNVSPMDHPFHLHVWPMQVLRTGGADVTGLDVRDVVDVPAGTSVTVRIAFDRFPGQTVYHCHILDHEDLGMMGVVDAA; encoded by the coding sequence ATGAGCATGGGCATGGGCGGCGGCGCGGGCATGCGGTTCCTGATCGACGGGCGCGCGTTCGATGCGGGCCGGACCGATCAGAGTGTGACGATCGGGACCGTCGAGGACTGGACGATCGTGAACGTGTCGCCGATGGACCACCCGTTCCACCTGCATGTCTGGCCGATGCAGGTCCTCCGCACGGGAGGCGCCGACGTTACCGGTCTCGACGTCCGAGACGTCGTCGACGTGCCCGCGGGGACGTCGGTCACGGTGCGGATCGCGTTCGACCGGTTCCCCGGCCAGACGGTCTACCACTGCCACATCCTCGACCACGAAGACCTCGGCATGATGGGCGTCGTCGACGCCGCGTAA
- a CDS encoding DUF6153 family protein encodes MPKGQRMNEWSNAAGGGSAYRRWFAVIVVSLLMAGLVGMHALWTGSSTAHAGTTSTLIAVDSTGGDHDAAATSASVAASAPLSAPADLSADCAGCATVGSHDVAAMCVTALILIVLLAVRALPREVRIEVAAMALSRLRGAMRASARPSSPDLTALSISRT; translated from the coding sequence GTGCCGAAGGGGCAGCGGATGAACGAGTGGTCGAACGCAGCGGGTGGCGGCAGCGCCTACCGCCGGTGGTTCGCCGTGATCGTGGTGTCGCTGCTGATGGCCGGGCTGGTCGGCATGCACGCATTGTGGACCGGGTCCTCGACAGCACACGCCGGAACGACGTCGACGCTGATCGCGGTCGACTCGACCGGGGGAGACCACGACGCCGCTGCCACGTCGGCATCCGTGGCCGCGTCGGCACCGTTGTCGGCGCCCGCCGATCTCAGCGCCGACTGCGCGGGGTGTGCGACGGTCGGCAGCCATGATGTCGCGGCGATGTGCGTGACCGCGCTGATCCTCATCGTTCTGCTCGCCGTTCGAGCTCTGCCCAGAGAGGTGCGCATCGAAGTCGCTGCGATGGCCCTCAGCCGGCTGCGGGGCGCGATGCGCGCGAGTGCGCGCCCCTCCTCGCCGGATCTGACGGCGCTTTCGATCAGCCGCACGTGA
- a CDS encoding F510_1955 family glycosylhydrolase — MHFRVRAAAALAAVATLTLTACTAQTTTAGDSHSSALSTHIHAIITDPATGTTILGTHDGLLPVDADGGVGDPIGGYEFDAMGLAVTGDAFVASGHPGANTPAEWGSPHLGIIRSDDAGQTWSPIAYTSEKDFHALTAGPDGTLYGLSTDEPAVLTSTDGGSTWTAAGANISAYALTVDDTGTVYATTPGGVLFSVDGAATFAPIADAPALYLLSAAPDHSTLVGVDVEGTIWTSADAAASWVEAGSADGQAQAVALTSSGEIAVADDSGLRLLGGDQ, encoded by the coding sequence ATGCACTTCCGCGTTCGCGCGGCGGCGGCTCTTGCCGCTGTCGCCACCCTCACCCTCACCGCCTGCACCGCACAGACCACGACCGCGGGCGACTCCCACTCGTCCGCCCTGTCCACACACATCCACGCGATCATCACCGACCCGGCCACCGGCACCACGATCCTCGGCACCCACGACGGTCTCCTCCCGGTCGATGCCGACGGCGGCGTCGGGGACCCGATCGGCGGGTACGAATTCGACGCGATGGGGCTCGCCGTCACCGGCGACGCCTTCGTCGCGTCCGGCCACCCCGGCGCGAACACCCCCGCAGAGTGGGGATCCCCGCACCTCGGCATCATCCGCAGCGACGACGCCGGCCAGACCTGGTCCCCCATCGCGTACACGAGCGAGAAGGACTTCCACGCCCTGACCGCCGGACCCGACGGCACCCTGTACGGGCTCTCCACCGACGAGCCGGCTGTGCTGACCAGCACAGACGGCGGTTCGACCTGGACAGCGGCAGGCGCGAACATCTCCGCGTACGCGCTCACCGTCGACGACACCGGCACCGTCTACGCCACCACCCCCGGCGGGGTTCTGTTCAGCGTTGACGGCGCAGCCACCTTCGCGCCCATCGCGGATGCGCCGGCACTGTATCTGCTCTCGGCAGCCCCCGACCACTCGACACTGGTCGGCGTCGACGTCGAGGGCACGATCTGGACCAGCGCGGACGCCGCCGCATCGTGGGTCGAAGCGGGCAGTGCGGACGGTCAGGCGCAGGCGGTCGCTCTCACCTCGTCGGGAGAGATCGCCGTGGCCGACGACAGCGGGCTCCGGCTCCTCGGCGGCGACCAGTAA
- a CDS encoding APC family permease, which yields MSEQDTKISLVGSVALGTGVMIGAGIFALVGQVAGLAGDWFPVAFIAGAAVAGVSSYAYARYSSVNPSAGGIAMLLKDAYGPGVVAGSFSLFMYVSMVVAESLLARTFGTYLLRPFGLQDSVVLVPLLGIVAIAAAAAVNLVGNQLVERSALVTAVLKIVGIAVLAAAGLIGAAATGAGFFSHSSDSGDGMLGVVAAVALCVLAYKGFTTITNQGDDLKDAKRNIARSITISIAICAVLYLLITLSVGASIGASGAIDARDYALAEAADPLFGAWGVGITVAVAVIATLSGLLASLFSVSRLYGMLQDMKQAPALPARVPHQPLLITAAAAIVLTAVFDLGRIAALGVFLYLTMDIAVQWGVLRRLRDKIDAHRWLPIATIVLDVAILAAFTISKVQSDLLTVGVAAGLAAVIFAAQAWVVTRRHRTETSDR from the coding sequence GTGAGCGAGCAGGACACGAAGATCAGCCTCGTCGGCTCGGTGGCGCTCGGCACGGGAGTGATGATCGGCGCGGGCATCTTCGCGCTCGTCGGACAGGTCGCCGGACTCGCCGGCGACTGGTTCCCGGTGGCGTTCATCGCCGGCGCCGCCGTCGCCGGTGTCAGCTCGTACGCCTACGCACGGTACTCGAGCGTGAACCCGTCGGCGGGCGGCATCGCGATGCTGCTGAAAGACGCCTACGGACCGGGCGTGGTCGCCGGGTCGTTCTCGCTGTTCATGTACGTGTCGATGGTGGTCGCCGAGAGCCTCCTCGCCCGCACCTTCGGCACCTACCTGCTGCGGCCCTTCGGGCTCCAGGACTCCGTCGTGCTGGTGCCGCTGCTGGGCATCGTCGCGATCGCGGCCGCCGCGGCGGTCAACCTCGTCGGCAACCAGCTCGTCGAACGCTCCGCACTCGTCACCGCCGTCCTGAAGATCGTCGGCATCGCGGTGCTCGCAGCGGCCGGTCTCATCGGTGCAGCAGCGACCGGGGCGGGGTTCTTCTCGCACAGCTCGGACAGCGGCGACGGCATGCTCGGGGTGGTGGCCGCCGTCGCGCTGTGTGTGCTGGCGTACAAGGGCTTCACCACGATCACCAACCAGGGCGATGACCTGAAGGACGCCAAACGGAATATCGCCCGGTCCATCACGATCTCGATCGCGATCTGCGCCGTGCTGTACCTGCTGATCACCCTGTCGGTCGGGGCGAGCATCGGAGCATCCGGCGCGATCGACGCCCGCGACTACGCCCTCGCCGAAGCAGCCGACCCGCTGTTCGGCGCGTGGGGCGTCGGCATCACCGTGGCCGTCGCGGTGATCGCGACCCTCTCCGGACTGCTCGCCAGCCTGTTCTCCGTGTCGCGCCTGTACGGGATGCTGCAGGACATGAAGCAGGCACCCGCGCTGCCCGCGCGGGTGCCCCACCAGCCCCTGCTGATCACCGCCGCGGCCGCGATCGTCCTCACCGCGGTGTTCGACCTGGGCCGCATCGCAGCGCTGGGCGTGTTCCTCTACCTCACGATGGACATCGCCGTGCAATGGGGAGTGCTCCGTCGCCTGCGCGACAAGATCGACGCGCACCGCTGGCTGCCCATCGCCACCATCGTGCTGGACGTCGCGATCCTCGCCGCGTTCACGATCAGCAAGGTGCAGTCCGACCTGCTCACCGTCGGCGTCGCGGCAGGCCTCGCCGCCGTGATCTTCGCCGCACAGGCATGGGTCGTCACCCGTCGGCACCGAACCGAGACGAGCGACCGATGA
- a CDS encoding TlpA family protein disulfide reductase, with translation MLDTGDTVTSDEYAGDVVVVNFWYAACAPCRVEAPELEAAHEAFADDDVSFLGVNIYDSAAAATAFADTYGITYPSALATVDGSVKLAFAEETPLNAVPTTIVLDRKGRVAARIIGQLSSASILKTLISETLDES, from the coding sequence GTGCTCGACACCGGCGACACCGTCACCAGCGACGAGTACGCCGGCGATGTCGTGGTCGTGAACTTCTGGTACGCCGCATGCGCGCCGTGCCGTGTCGAGGCGCCGGAGCTCGAAGCCGCGCACGAGGCGTTCGCAGACGATGACGTGTCCTTCCTCGGCGTGAACATCTACGACAGCGCCGCCGCCGCGACCGCGTTCGCCGACACCTACGGCATCACCTACCCCAGCGCCCTCGCGACCGTGGATGGGTCCGTGAAACTCGCATTCGCGGAAGAGACACCGTTGAACGCCGTCCCGACGACGATCGTGCTGGACCGCAAGGGCAGGGTCGCCGCCCGCATCATCGGCCAGCTCAGCAGCGCCTCGATCCTCAAAACACTCATCTCCGAGACACTGGACGAATCGTGA